One Triticum dicoccoides isolate Atlit2015 ecotype Zavitan chromosome 4B, WEW_v2.0, whole genome shotgun sequence genomic window carries:
- the LOC119292257 gene encoding germin-like protein 8-11: protein MASSSSFLLLATLLAVVSWQANASDPSPLQDFCVADMNSPVRVNGLVCKNPMEVNADDFFKAANLDKPRMPNKVGSNVTLINVMQIAGLNTLGISIARIDYAPLGQNPPHTHPRATEILTVLEGTLYVGFVTSNQPAPNKNKFLSKVLNKGDVFVFPVGLIHFQFNPNPHQPAVAIAALSSQNPGAITIANAVFGSDPPISDDVLAKAFQVEKKTIDYLQAQFWENNHY, encoded by the exons ATGGCATCCTCCTCTTCCTTTCTCCTCCTTGCTACACTTCTTGCGGTAGTCTCATGGCAGGCCAATGCTTCTGATCCTAGCCCACTCCAGGACTTTTGTGTTGCCGACATGAATTCACCAG TCCGTGTCAATGGGCTTGTTTGCAAGAACCCGATGGAGGTCAACGCAGACGACTTCTTCAAGGCGGCCAACCTCGACAAGCCTAGGATGCCTAATAAGGTTGGATCCAACGTCACTTTGATCAACGTCATGCAGATTGCTGGACTCAACACCCTCGGCATCTCAATTGCACGCATCGACTATGCTCCATTGGGTCAAAACCCACCACATACGCACCCTCGCGCCACTGAGATCCTCACGGTGCTTGAGGGAACATTGTACGTAGGCTTTGTGACATCCAACCAGCCCGCCCCAAACAAAAACAAGTTCCTCTCCAAGGTGCTCAACAAAGGTGATGTGTTTGTCTTCCCCGTGGGGCTCATCCACTTCCAATTCAACCCCAACCCCCACCAGCCCGCTGTTGCAATTGCCGCGCTAAGTAGCCAGAACCCAGGGGCTATCACAATTGCCAATGCTGTGTTTGGGTCAGACCCACCAATATCAGATGATGTTCTTGCCAAGGCATTTCAGGTGGAAAAGAAAACAATAGACTATCTCCAGGCTCAATTCTGGGAGAACAACCACTACTAA